From a single Nicotiana tomentosiformis chromosome 2, ASM39032v3, whole genome shotgun sequence genomic region:
- the LOC138905405 gene encoding uncharacterized protein → MAHEEMTQRMKSLEQQLKNMQGLAGQKSLAFKDLCMFPDVRFPLGFKTPKFEKYDGHGDPIAHLKRYCNQLRGTGGKEELLMAYFGESLTGVAYEYFMDQGTSRWYVWDDMARAFVKQFQYNFDIAPDRNSLSNLKKKRTKSFMEYAIKRREQVGRVKPPMDDHELIIVLLQAQKPDYFQNMMSVVGKYFSEAIKMGKMVENGLKIGKIISQAVLKVATPTVQIESVNFSDTNEKDKETMMTSGSRRGPRRTSRKYE, encoded by the coding sequence ATGGCACATGAAGAAATGACCCAAAGAATGAAAAGCTTAGAACAACAGTTGAAAAACATGCAAGGGTTGGCAGGTCAGAAGAGTCTTGCTTTCAAGGATCTATGTATGTTCCCTGATGTTCGTTTTCCACTTGGTTTCAAGACTCCcaaatttgaaaagtatgatgGACATGGAGACCCCATAGCCCAcctgaaaaggtattgcaatcaaCTAAGAGGTACAGGAGGAAAGGAAGAATTActaatggcttattttggggaaagcctTACGGGAGTAGCCTATGAATATTTTATGGATCAAGGCACAtctcgttggtatgtttgggaTGACATGGCCCGGGCCTTTGTCAAACAGTTCCAATACAATTTCGACATCGCCCCAGACCGCAATTCCCTTTCAAACCTGAAGAAGAAACGAACTAAAAGTTTCATGGAATATGCCATTAAAAGGAGAGAGCAAGTGggtagagttaagccacccatggatgaccACGAGCTAATCATTGTCCTCCTTCAGGCTCAAAAGccagattattttcaaaacatgatgtccgTAGTTGGCAAATACTTCTCGGAAGCAATCAAAATGGGGAaaatggttgagaatggccttAAGATAGGCAAAATCATAAGTCAAGCAGTTCTCAAAGTCGCAACTCCGACTGTCCAGATTGAATCTGTTAATTTTAGTGACACAAATGAGAAGGATAAAGAAACCATGATGACGTCAGGGTCGAGAAGAGGTCCTAGGAGAACATCTCGAAAGTATGAATAG